A single Lactuca sativa cultivar Salinas chromosome 8, Lsat_Salinas_v11, whole genome shotgun sequence DNA region contains:
- the LOC111916168 gene encoding uncharacterized protein LOC111916168 isoform X1: MRARLDLTFTDFLLTVGNGVECLTDDYMVNLPSSMLIETSHNMPGLNALIDFVYPTINVNAENFPFASNRVVLTTKNLFVDEINDILINKFLGIENKYISFDETADPNDQAQYEDLLHSLTPNGDQLQISLNHHNHHLLS, translated from the exons ATGCGTGCACGACTTGATCTAACTTTTACAGATTTTCTTCTTACTGTTGGCAATGGAGTTGAATGTTTAACAGACGATTACATGGTTAATCTGCCATCATCAATGCTAATTGAGACTTCCCACAACATGCCCGGACTAAATGCACTTATAGATTTTGTTTATCCAACTATTAATGTTAATGCTGAGAATTTTCCTTTTGCTTCTAATCGTGTTGTTTTGACCACCAAAAATTTGTTTGTTGATGAAAttaatgatattttaataaataaatttctAGGTATTGAGAATAAGTATATTAGTTTTGATGAAACTGCTGATCCAAATGATCAGGCTCAATATGAAGACCTTTTGCACTCTTTGACTCCAAATG GTGACCAATTACAAATATCGTTGAACCATCACAATCATCATCTCTTATCTTGA
- the LOC111916170 gene encoding uncharacterized protein LOC111916170 has product MCPSCKVVSDIEAMIRATVTITDESGSIEAMLTTPHIENFLLFNPEEVKTNEEIGMDIHNDIAAALELSEVVAFVRLYVICFHGVKEMKVSIVKAYKGDENPNPNITIVLPNSPSPTLNKHLVISVGSTISAPTTHFPDVTSTCCSKSVTTLLPTKTEHNPEARDKRPKKKR; this is encoded by the exons ATGTGTCCTTCGTGTAAAGTTGTATCAGACATCGAGGCAAT GATACGGGCAACTGTTACAATTACTGATGAAAGTGGAAGTATTGAAGCCATGCTAACTACACCCCACATAGAAAATTTTTTACTTTTCAATCCGGAAGAAGTGAAAACCAATGAAGAAATT GGTATGGACATTCACAATGACATTGCAGCTGCCTTGGAATTGTCAGAAGTTGTAGCCTTTGTTcgtttgtatgttatatgtttccaTGGAGTAAAAGAAATGAAAGTTAGCATTGTAAAAGCATACAAAGGAGATGAAAACCCAAACCCAAATATTACAATCGTTTTACCCAACTCTCCATCACCTACTTTAAACAAACACCTTGTCATTTCCGTTGGCAGCACAATATCAGCACCAACAACACATTTTCCAGATGTTACTTCAACTTGCTGCTCCAAAAGTGTAACCACACTACTTCCTACAAAGACAGAACACAATCCTGAAGCTCGTGATAAAAGGccgaaaaaaaaaagataa
- the LOC111916168 gene encoding uncharacterized protein LOC111916168 isoform X2 — protein sequence MRARLDLTFTDFLLTVGNGVECLTDDYMVNLPSSMLIETSHNMPGLNALIDFVYPTINVNAENFPFASNRVVLTTKNLFVDEINDILINKFLGIENKYISFDETADPNDQAQYEDLLHSLTPNGFFAKTFKET from the exons ATGCGTGCACGACTTGATCTAACTTTTACAGATTTTCTTCTTACTGTTGGCAATGGAGTTGAATGTTTAACAGACGATTACATGGTTAATCTGCCATCATCAATGCTAATTGAGACTTCCCACAACATGCCCGGACTAAATGCACTTATAGATTTTGTTTATCCAACTATTAATGTTAATGCTGAGAATTTTCCTTTTGCTTCTAATCGTGTTGTTTTGACCACCAAAAATTTGTTTGTTGATGAAAttaatgatattttaataaataaatttctAGGTATTGAGAATAAGTATATTAGTTTTGATGAAACTGCTGATCCAAATGATCAGGCTCAATATGAAGACCTTTTGCACTCTTTGACTCCAAATG GCTTTTTTGCAAAGACTTTCAAAGAAACGTAA